The proteins below come from a single Arthrobacter crystallopoietes genomic window:
- a CDS encoding dipeptide ABC transporter ATP-binding protein — protein sequence MDSTANNSRLLEVAGLSVATKDRALVSDFNLVMDRGERVGLIGESGSGKSMTTTALMGLLPEGVRATGSIRLAGHDGDLVTASDKQLRRIRGNDMTMVFQEPLTALNPLMKVGPQVAEIMLKHKSVSGRAAASAKAVELLAGVKLPDPGEAAKAYPHQLSGGQRQRVMLAMALANDPALLLCDEPTTALDVTVQRQVLDLILESVQQRGTGLLFITHDLSVVANVCDRVLVMNNGQVVEEGSTEDVFSRPQHPYTRGLLAASDLDATDADGRLFTVASAAAYVPPVPEQVVAEVPKAALHVPEAGTAARAQDSVPAAAVTPEPAEAAVSLGEPARTEPSIAEPAAAVVSPVISVKDLVRTYQRGRTSLFGKPTEVQALRGVSFDVAAGQRFGVVGESGSGKSTLLRILAGLDQPTSGSVRVAGNEVAGAKESELAQLRQQLQIVFQDPMGSLDPRMRVQDIIAEPLLAPGQKVDSARQRKLVGEMLSAVGLPVDAAERFPHQFSGGQRQRISIARALICQPRVLVADEPVSALDVSVRAQVLNLLSDLVDEYQLTLVFVSHDLGVVRYICDNVVVMNKGRIVESGSTAQIYEAPRHEYTRTLVNSSMSLRSELAAREAALSR from the coding sequence ATGGACAGCACTGCGAACAACAGCCGGCTGCTTGAAGTAGCCGGACTTTCCGTGGCCACCAAGGACCGCGCCCTGGTTTCGGACTTCAACCTGGTCATGGACCGCGGCGAGCGGGTGGGGCTGATCGGCGAATCCGGCTCCGGCAAATCCATGACGACGACGGCGCTGATGGGCCTGCTGCCCGAAGGCGTCCGGGCTACCGGCTCCATCCGCTTGGCGGGGCACGACGGCGACCTGGTCACCGCGTCGGATAAACAGCTGCGCCGGATACGCGGGAACGACATGACCATGGTCTTCCAGGAACCCCTCACCGCGCTGAATCCGTTGATGAAGGTCGGCCCCCAGGTTGCCGAGATCATGCTCAAGCACAAGTCGGTGTCCGGACGGGCAGCGGCAAGTGCCAAGGCGGTGGAGCTGCTGGCCGGAGTGAAGCTCCCGGATCCGGGCGAGGCCGCTAAGGCGTATCCGCACCAGCTCTCCGGCGGGCAGCGCCAGCGGGTCATGCTGGCCATGGCACTCGCAAATGACCCGGCGCTGCTGCTGTGCGACGAACCCACGACGGCGCTGGACGTCACGGTGCAGCGGCAGGTGCTGGACCTGATCCTTGAGTCCGTGCAGCAGCGCGGAACCGGCCTGCTCTTCATCACGCACGATTTGTCGGTGGTGGCTAACGTCTGCGACCGCGTGCTGGTCATGAACAACGGCCAGGTAGTGGAAGAGGGCAGTACCGAAGACGTGTTTTCCCGGCCGCAGCACCCCTACACGCGGGGCTTGCTGGCCGCCTCGGACTTGGACGCAACCGACGCGGACGGGCGGCTCTTCACCGTGGCCTCCGCGGCGGCATATGTGCCTCCGGTGCCGGAGCAGGTTGTTGCCGAGGTGCCGAAGGCTGCCCTGCACGTGCCGGAAGCTGGGACTGCTGCGCGGGCACAGGATTCGGTTCCGGCTGCCGCTGTTACCCCTGAACCTGCAGAGGCAGCGGTTAGCCTCGGTGAGCCGGCGCGAACGGAACCATCCATCGCGGAGCCTGCCGCCGCCGTCGTTAGTCCGGTGATCAGCGTCAAGGACCTGGTCCGCACGTACCAGCGCGGGCGCACGAGCCTGTTCGGCAAGCCCACCGAAGTGCAGGCATTGCGCGGCGTCTCCTTCGACGTCGCCGCCGGACAGCGGTTCGGTGTAGTCGGCGAATCCGGTTCCGGGAAGTCCACCTTGCTGCGGATCCTGGCCGGGCTGGACCAGCCGACGTCCGGCAGCGTCCGGGTAGCCGGCAATGAAGTGGCCGGGGCGAAAGAAAGCGAGCTGGCCCAGCTGCGACAGCAGCTCCAGATTGTCTTCCAGGACCCGATGGGTTCGCTGGATCCGCGCATGCGGGTGCAGGACATCATCGCCGAGCCGCTGCTGGCCCCCGGGCAGAAAGTGGACAGTGCCAGGCAGCGCAAGCTGGTGGGGGAGATGCTCTCCGCCGTCGGCCTTCCCGTGGACGCTGCCGAGCGGTTCCCGCACCAGTTCTCCGGCGGCCAGCGCCAGCGCATTTCCATCGCCCGTGCGCTGATCTGCCAGCCGCGCGTACTGGTGGCCGATGAGCCGGTCAGCGCACTGGACGTCTCCGTGCGGGCACAGGTGCTCAATCTGCTCTCCGACCTCGTGGACGAATACCAGCTGACCCTTGTGTTCGTGTCGCACGATCTGGGCGTGGTGCGCTACATCTGCGACAACGTGGTGGTCATGAACAAGGGCCGGATCGTGGAAAGCGGCAGCACCGCGCAGATCTACGAGGCGCCCCGGCACGAGTACACCCGTACGCTCGTTAACTCCTCCATGTCCCTTCGATCAGAACTTGCCGCGCGCGAAGCCGCGCTGTCCCGCTGA
- a CDS encoding ABC transporter permease: MAIRLLINLARFVVTYVAATVLVFLFMRTIPGDPAQIALGVNATPELLAQTRAEFGTDRPLIVQYFDWALGLPFGDFGISYVTRQDISPLVLDRVQVSLILVVLAMIVALLIAIPFGTYAAVKHRNPSGIVISGISQLGVALPNFLAGILLVVVFAVGLGWFPANGWTPPGEDFGDFLSRVFLPVLALASVQGAILTRYVRSAVMEVMSEDYLRTARAKGLGKLEALVKHGLRNASIPVLTVTSVQLAALIIGAVVIERVFVIPGLGSMLLDAVGNRDLLTVQSVVMVLVAITLIINLVVDVLYTVLDPRIRKKA, encoded by the coding sequence GTGGCAATCCGTTTGCTGATCAACCTGGCCCGGTTTGTGGTCACCTACGTGGCCGCTACGGTGCTGGTGTTCCTGTTCATGCGCACCATCCCGGGCGACCCGGCACAGATCGCGCTGGGCGTGAACGCCACGCCGGAGCTGCTGGCCCAGACCCGGGCGGAATTCGGCACCGACCGGCCCCTCATCGTGCAGTACTTCGACTGGGCTCTGGGACTGCCCTTCGGGGACTTCGGCATCTCCTATGTGACCCGGCAGGACATCAGCCCGCTGGTGCTGGACCGGGTGCAGGTGAGCCTGATCCTGGTGGTGCTGGCGATGATCGTCGCGCTGCTGATCGCGATTCCGTTCGGCACCTACGCCGCGGTCAAGCACCGCAATCCCAGCGGCATTGTGATCAGCGGGATCAGCCAGCTCGGCGTCGCGCTGCCGAACTTCCTGGCCGGCATCCTGCTGGTGGTGGTCTTCGCTGTGGGGCTGGGCTGGTTCCCGGCCAACGGCTGGACGCCGCCGGGGGAAGACTTCGGCGATTTCTTGTCCCGGGTGTTCCTCCCCGTGCTGGCACTGGCGTCCGTGCAGGGCGCCATCCTGACCCGGTACGTGCGCTCCGCCGTCATGGAAGTGATGAGCGAAGACTACCTGCGCACCGCCCGGGCGAAGGGCCTGGGCAAGCTGGAAGCTTTGGTCAAGCACGGCCTGCGCAACGCTTCCATCCCGGTCCTGACCGTGACCAGCGTGCAGCTGGCCGCGCTGATCATCGGCGCCGTGGTCATCGAACGGGTCTTCGTCATCCCCGGTCTGGGCTCGATGCTGCTGGACGCGGTGGGCAACCGCGACCTGCTGACCGTGCAGTCCGTGGTGATGGTGCTGGTGGCCATAACCCTGATCATCAACCTGGTGGTGGACGTGCTTTACACCGTCCTTGACCCCCGCATCCGGAAGAAGGCGTAA
- a CDS encoding ester cyclase, with product MGRASGIIERFYREIMEGGNLDLIDQLGSESYTDHEEPMPGQPSGLDGIRFYVDTFRKAFPDIKAKSIEPTMADGDLEAARVVLTGTHQGELMGTAPTGNTVEFGGIDIIRVQDGQVVEHWGATDMLKLLQQIGAVKL from the coding sequence ATGGGACGCGCATCGGGAATTATCGAGCGGTTCTACCGGGAAATCATGGAGGGAGGGAACCTGGACCTGATCGACCAGCTGGGCAGTGAGAGCTACACGGACCACGAGGAGCCCATGCCCGGGCAGCCGTCAGGTCTGGACGGCATCAGGTTCTACGTCGACACATTCAGGAAGGCTTTCCCCGACATCAAGGCGAAGTCTATCGAACCCACAATGGCCGATGGGGATCTGGAGGCGGCCCGCGTGGTCCTCACCGGGACCCACCAGGGCGAACTGATGGGGACTGCCCCCACCGGCAACACTGTGGAATTTGGCGGCATCGACATCATCCGTGTTCAGGACGGCCAAGTAGTCGAGCATTGGGGAGCGACGGACATGCTGAAACTGCTGCAGCAGATCGGCGCCGTTAAGTTGTAA
- a CDS encoding M20 family metallo-hydrolase — translation MTTTSAQSAPAVSGDDARAFLHDFRSMSTFGATAGGGVDRQAGTFVDGQTRTWFRGLVEGHGFDVRYDAVGNQFALLELAPGAPYIAVGSHLDSQPLGGRFDGAYGVLAGAHAAVRLKQRLAAEGTEPAFNIAVINWFNEEGCRFKPSMMGSSVFTGKLPAEQVLATTDPHGTTVREALEAIGTIGDFSLDLAAYVEIHIEQGRSLEDAGLTIGLVESTWGANKYEFVVHGEQAHTGATVIADRHDALLGASSLVVAAREIADEFSTEEHSVITSCGEFTVYPNSPVVVASRVELLVDVRSTDPDVLAAADAELHRRVAEIEGKASVRIERGAEHVWAAKAYDEAGMRLAAKSAEALELPYGTVRTLAGHDSTNMKDIVPTIMLFVPSVEGISHNEKELTNDDDMLAGVDLLTEVLGRVVVGDFVSPNG, via the coding sequence ATGACCACCACCTCCGCCCAGTCCGCCCCGGCCGTCTCCGGTGACGACGCGCGCGCCTTCCTGCACGACTTCCGCTCGATGAGCACGTTCGGGGCCACGGCCGGCGGGGGAGTGGACCGCCAGGCGGGAACATTCGTCGACGGCCAGACGCGGACCTGGTTCCGCGGCCTGGTGGAAGGCCATGGCTTCGACGTCCGCTACGACGCGGTGGGGAACCAGTTCGCGCTGCTCGAGCTGGCGCCCGGCGCCCCGTACATCGCGGTCGGATCGCACCTGGACTCGCAGCCGCTGGGCGGGCGGTTCGACGGCGCCTATGGCGTGCTGGCCGGTGCCCACGCGGCCGTCCGGCTGAAGCAGCGGTTGGCGGCAGAGGGCACGGAGCCGGCGTTCAACATCGCCGTCATCAACTGGTTCAACGAGGAAGGCTGCCGGTTCAAGCCCTCCATGATGGGCAGTTCCGTCTTCACGGGCAAGCTGCCCGCCGAGCAGGTCCTGGCCACCACCGACCCGCACGGCACCACCGTCCGCGAGGCGCTGGAGGCCATCGGGACCATCGGCGACTTCTCGCTGGATCTTGCCGCGTACGTGGAAATCCACATTGAGCAGGGCCGCTCGCTCGAGGACGCCGGGCTGACCATCGGCCTCGTCGAATCCACCTGGGGCGCCAACAAGTACGAGTTCGTCGTGCACGGCGAGCAGGCGCACACCGGCGCCACCGTGATCGCCGACCGGCACGACGCGCTGCTCGGGGCGTCCTCCCTGGTGGTTGCCGCGCGTGAGATCGCCGACGAGTTCAGTACCGAGGAGCATTCCGTCATCACCTCTTGCGGCGAGTTCACGGTCTACCCGAACTCGCCAGTGGTGGTGGCCAGCCGGGTGGAGCTGCTCGTCGACGTGCGCAGCACGGACCCCGATGTGCTGGCCGCCGCCGACGCCGAACTGCACCGCCGTGTGGCCGAGATCGAGGGGAAGGCGAGCGTACGGATCGAGCGCGGTGCCGAGCATGTCTGGGCCGCCAAGGCCTATGACGAGGCCGGCATGCGCCTGGCAGCCAAAAGCGCGGAGGCGCTGGAACTGCCGTACGGCACCGTCCGGACGCTGGCCGGGCATGACTCGACGAACATGAAGGACATCGTCCCGACCATCATGCTGTTCGTGCCCAGCGTCGAGGGCATCTCGCACAATGAGAAGGAACTGACTAACGACGACGACATGCTCGCCGGCGTGGATCTGCTCACTGAGGTACTGGGACGCGTGGTGGTCGGGGACTTCGTGTCGCCGAACGGCTAG
- a CDS encoding FadR/GntR family transcriptional regulator, translating into MSKLTFTPAVPTLTYERVVQQIEEAILSREIEPGQHLPSERELMVQFSVSRPTIREALRVLQSQGLIASRPGGRSGPEVLAVSPDSLGRSFTTMARIASLSLSELVQFRIVLESSACQLAAALHTEEQVEKMRDAVERMEAEVANGSDSFNRADLDFHAAVWEASHNSLLRICGEAVAGSILNLMNDRMERSGNSTAAMEGAVERDRAIFQAIAAGDATAAGTTARNAIAAYFAEYLDEEGARGLSALTGAERPTP; encoded by the coding sequence ATGAGCAAGCTGACCTTCACGCCGGCCGTGCCCACGCTGACTTACGAGCGCGTGGTGCAGCAGATCGAAGAGGCGATCCTGTCCAGGGAGATCGAGCCGGGCCAGCATCTTCCCAGTGAACGCGAGCTCATGGTGCAGTTCTCGGTCAGCCGCCCCACCATCCGCGAAGCCCTGCGCGTTCTGCAAAGCCAGGGCCTGATCGCGTCCCGTCCCGGTGGACGCAGCGGACCTGAGGTTCTCGCCGTCTCCCCCGACAGCCTGGGACGTTCCTTCACGACGATGGCGCGGATCGCCTCGCTGTCCCTGTCCGAACTGGTGCAGTTCCGCATCGTGCTGGAGAGCTCCGCCTGCCAGTTGGCCGCGGCCCTGCACACGGAGGAACAAGTCGAGAAAATGCGCGACGCGGTCGAGCGCATGGAAGCGGAAGTCGCCAATGGTTCGGACAGCTTCAACCGCGCGGACCTGGACTTCCACGCTGCAGTCTGGGAAGCCAGCCACAACAGCCTGCTGCGGATCTGTGGCGAAGCGGTCGCCGGCTCCATCCTCAACCTCATGAACGACCGAATGGAACGCTCCGGCAATTCCACCGCGGCCATGGAAGGAGCCGTCGAACGCGACCGCGCAATTTTCCAGGCCATCGCCGCCGGCGATGCCACGGCCGCCGGCACCACCGCCCGCAATGCCATCGCCGCCTACTTCGCCGAATACCTTGACGAAGAAGGCGCACGCGGCCTTAGCGCCCTGACCGGGGCGGAGCGCCCGACACCCTAA
- a CDS encoding ABC transporter substrate-binding protein, with protein MRLSKNYGRAAVVLLAGSLSLTACSAGSGGSTADGAAENTAVTVALTGEPVNLDFTTTAGAAIPQALMSNVYEGLVEIDQDGEIQPLLAESWELSEDRKTYTFKLREGAKFSNGEAFTAEDVKFSIERVQSDAWVSSLKAKMDVVDFVEVVSDTEVAVTLKQPSNAWLFDMGTLVGAMFDPSGVDDLANTAIGTGPYAIEAWNRGQSIELAARDDYWGEKPGVETASLRYFADAVATTNALQSGDVDVVYNMQAPELLSSFESDDKFQVLEGTSNGEIVLSMNNNEAPFDDVRVRQAVMHAIDRQAVVDTAWNGYGTVVGGPVPPTDPYYEDLNDVYPYDPAKAKELLKEAGAENLNITFTVPTRPYATAVSEIVVSQLAEVGINAKIESSEFPAVWLDEVFTKQDYQMSVVLAVEGRDVLSMFNNPDYYLGYDNSKIKDKAAEADAADEAGYVSGMQDVVRTIVDDAAANVLFIFPNIVVADANVTGIPANSVTEALDLTNIGWK; from the coding sequence ATGCGCCTGAGTAAGAATTACGGCCGTGCGGCAGTTGTACTGCTGGCCGGATCGCTGTCCTTGACTGCCTGCTCGGCCGGGTCCGGGGGCTCTACAGCCGACGGCGCTGCGGAGAATACCGCCGTCACCGTGGCGTTGACGGGAGAACCGGTGAACCTGGACTTCACCACGACGGCGGGCGCGGCGATTCCCCAGGCGCTGATGTCCAACGTGTACGAAGGGCTGGTGGAGATCGACCAGGATGGCGAAATCCAGCCGCTGCTGGCGGAGTCCTGGGAACTGAGCGAGGACCGCAAGACCTACACCTTCAAGCTGCGCGAAGGGGCAAAGTTCTCCAACGGCGAGGCGTTCACCGCAGAAGACGTGAAGTTCAGCATTGAGCGCGTCCAGTCCGACGCGTGGGTTTCCAGCCTGAAGGCAAAGATGGACGTGGTGGATTTCGTTGAGGTGGTCAGCGACACCGAAGTCGCGGTCACCCTTAAGCAGCCCAGCAACGCCTGGCTGTTCGACATGGGCACACTGGTGGGAGCGATGTTCGATCCCAGCGGCGTGGACGATCTGGCCAACACCGCCATCGGCACCGGCCCGTACGCCATCGAGGCGTGGAACCGCGGCCAGTCCATCGAGCTGGCGGCCCGCGACGACTACTGGGGCGAGAAGCCGGGTGTGGAGACCGCATCGCTGCGCTACTTCGCCGACGCCGTCGCCACCACCAACGCCCTGCAGTCCGGCGACGTGGATGTGGTCTACAACATGCAGGCACCGGAGCTGCTCTCCAGCTTTGAAAGCGACGACAAGTTCCAGGTCCTGGAGGGCACCTCCAACGGCGAGATTGTCCTGTCCATGAACAACAACGAGGCACCGTTCGACGACGTGCGCGTCCGCCAGGCCGTGATGCACGCGATCGACCGCCAGGCGGTTGTGGACACCGCGTGGAACGGCTACGGCACGGTGGTCGGCGGCCCGGTTCCGCCGACGGACCCGTACTACGAGGACCTCAACGACGTCTACCCGTACGATCCGGCCAAGGCCAAGGAACTGCTGAAGGAAGCCGGCGCGGAGAACCTGAACATCACCTTCACCGTTCCCACCCGTCCCTATGCCACCGCCGTCTCCGAGATCGTGGTGTCGCAGCTGGCCGAAGTGGGCATCAACGCGAAGATCGAGTCCTCCGAATTCCCGGCAGTGTGGCTGGATGAGGTCTTCACCAAGCAGGACTACCAGATGTCCGTGGTGCTGGCCGTGGAGGGCCGGGACGTGCTCTCGATGTTCAACAACCCGGACTATTACCTGGGCTACGACAATTCCAAGATCAAGGACAAGGCTGCCGAGGCCGACGCCGCGGACGAGGCCGGCTACGTCTCCGGAATGCAGGACGTGGTCCGCACCATTGTCGACGACGCCGCTGCCAACGTTCTGTTCATCTTCCCCAACATTGTGGTGGCGGATGCGAACGTGACCGGCATCCCGGCGAACTCCGTCACCGAAGCGCTGGACCTGACCAACATCGGCTGGAAGTAA
- a CDS encoding ABC transporter permease yields MTAESAVVVRSSRRKPAPTLLIGASLVALVVLAALVSLVWTPYDPVQAFPADRLQGSSAEHLMGTDRYGRDVFSGILYGARITLLVGLIAVGIALVIGTPLGILAGMRGGATEEVTMRGADILLAFPALLVAIMFGAVFGASTLTAMLAIGIGSIPGFARVARSGTLQVMSTEYVLAAKASSQSAFRIARRHVLPNIAGMVVVQCSVSFAIAVLAEAALSFLGLGTPPPVPSWGRMLQESQQFLGTYPMLAVWPGVAIAVAVLGFNLLGDGLRDKFDPKLNGER; encoded by the coding sequence ATGACAGCCGAGTCCGCCGTCGTCGTCCGCAGTTCCCGGCGCAAGCCGGCACCCACCCTACTGATCGGGGCGTCCCTGGTTGCCCTGGTGGTGCTGGCCGCGCTGGTCTCCCTGGTCTGGACGCCTTACGATCCGGTGCAGGCGTTCCCGGCCGACCGGCTGCAGGGTTCCAGCGCCGAGCACCTGATGGGCACGGACCGCTACGGGCGCGATGTGTTCTCCGGGATTCTGTACGGGGCGCGGATCACGCTGCTGGTGGGGTTGATCGCTGTCGGCATTGCGTTGGTGATCGGCACGCCGCTGGGCATCCTGGCCGGCATGCGCGGCGGCGCCACCGAAGAAGTAACCATGCGCGGGGCGGACATTCTGCTGGCCTTTCCCGCGCTGCTGGTGGCCATCATGTTCGGCGCCGTTTTCGGTGCGAGCACGCTGACGGCGATGCTGGCCATCGGGATCGGGTCCATCCCCGGCTTCGCGCGGGTGGCCCGCAGCGGCACCCTGCAGGTGATGAGCACCGAGTATGTGCTGGCGGCGAAGGCCTCGAGCCAGAGCGCGTTCCGGATCGCCCGGCGGCATGTGCTGCCGAACATCGCGGGCATGGTGGTGGTGCAGTGCTCGGTTTCCTTCGCGATCGCGGTGCTGGCCGAGGCCGCCCTGTCCTTCCTTGGTCTGGGGACGCCGCCGCCGGTGCCGTCCTGGGGCCGAATGCTGCAGGAGTCCCAGCAGTTCCTGGGCACCTACCCGATGCTGGCCGTCTGGCCCGGCGTGGCCATCGCCGTGGCGGTGCTGGGCTTCAACCTGCTGGGCGACGGACTGCGCGATAAGTTCGACCCGAAACTGAACGGAGAGCGCTGA